The following are encoded in a window of Aerococcus sanguinicola genomic DNA:
- a CDS encoding PBP1A family penicillin-binding protein yields MSEKDRRHQRYNKKRQPRQALSNQSLWKKIILAIVGFFAVIALLLGLVFAYWAFTAPELTEDELRGSMASIVYDNQGQEIFETSQNERRIVKEDEISQLTFDAVTSIEDQRFMKHNGIDPKRIIGSLIANIRAGGISQGGSTLTQQLVKLSAFSTKSEDQTYKRKVQEMMLALQLERNYTKKEIFEFYINKVYMANGVYGMGTAAEVYYGTSLNNLGLPQTALLAGMVQAPNNYNPYTNPEAAKERRDLVLSEMLENGKISQADYEAAVNTPIDDGLQPLEENREKENSVNQVVDSYIQQVAEDVKAAGYDMWSDGLKIYTHLDMNTQNYITELLNDPNGAYFQDSEVQAAASIVDTKTGHIIALFGGRNQTEALSLNRATQLNRSVGSSIKPLSDYGPAIEHLNISPATGVKDEPYRYSSGDPINNWDRQHQGLITMRQALAESRNIPALKVFQAVGAEKVNDFLNNLDINLNNGEGVYESNSIGGEITPLKLSAAFAAVGNYGEYNEPKAVDYFVTLNNEKVEVSGESRQAMRESTAYILTDMMKSVFTEGLSAPYHNGGIIEAGKSGTTNYTDDQIARFNIPSGAAPDRWMSGFTTNYSISIWMGYDNPNSPNGYITESAGHAVDYLYRQMMDYVSNGAHNEDWQKPDTVHEANLVALSNPVRLATASTPYSQTTRDLINENLYEEFKTSASSPGNLDPNGSYYSHSPRRYNRTPSYESTYQSGYGDEDYEDSSGRSSRSVSDSQVEGQDGYEQGQSATNGGQTSRSQTDTPDQGANTGAQSAQTDTTQGTRSTTGGNQTNTNPAPSY; encoded by the coding sequence ATGTCTGAAAAAGACCGCCGCCACCAGCGCTACAATAAGAAGCGACAACCGCGCCAGGCCTTATCAAATCAGTCACTTTGGAAAAAAATCATCCTTGCTATCGTCGGTTTCTTTGCCGTCATAGCCCTCCTCTTGGGCCTAGTCTTCGCCTACTGGGCCTTCACCGCACCCGAACTGACTGAAGACGAATTGCGGGGGTCCATGGCCTCCATTGTCTACGACAACCAAGGGCAGGAGATCTTTGAAACCAGCCAGAATGAACGTCGCATTGTCAAAGAAGATGAAATTTCTCAATTGACCTTTGATGCCGTCACTTCGATCGAAGACCAGCGCTTCATGAAGCACAACGGGATCGACCCCAAACGGATTATCGGCTCTCTAATTGCCAATATCAGAGCCGGGGGAATATCCCAAGGGGGCTCTACCCTGACCCAGCAATTAGTCAAGCTGTCTGCCTTTTCAACTAAGTCCGAAGACCAGACCTATAAGCGCAAGGTCCAGGAGATGATGCTCGCCCTCCAGCTCGAACGAAACTATACCAAAAAAGAAATTTTCGAATTCTATATTAATAAGGTTTATATGGCTAATGGGGTCTATGGCATGGGGACGGCAGCTGAGGTCTACTATGGCACTAGCTTAAATAATCTTGGCTTGCCGCAAACCGCCCTCCTAGCTGGGATGGTCCAAGCGCCGAATAATTACAACCCCTATACGAATCCTGAGGCAGCTAAGGAACGGCGCGACTTAGTGCTCTCCGAAATGCTGGAAAATGGCAAGATCAGTCAAGCAGACTATGAAGCTGCGGTCAATACACCAATCGATGACGGACTCCAGCCATTAGAAGAAAACCGTGAAAAAGAAAATTCCGTCAACCAAGTGGTGGATTCCTATATCCAACAAGTGGCTGAGGATGTCAAGGCCGCTGGTTACGACATGTGGTCAGACGGTTTGAAGATCTATACCCACTTGGATATGAATACCCAAAACTATATTACCGAACTCTTGAACGATCCGAACGGCGCTTATTTCCAAGATTCTGAAGTTCAAGCTGCCGCTTCAATTGTCGATACCAAGACAGGACATATTATTGCCCTCTTCGGCGGCCGTAACCAGACTGAAGCTTTGAGCTTAAACCGGGCCACCCAGTTAAACCGGAGCGTCGGTTCTTCTATTAAGCCTCTGAGTGACTATGGCCCTGCTATTGAACACTTAAATATCAGCCCGGCGACAGGGGTTAAGGATGAGCCTTACCGCTACAGCAGCGGCGACCCGATCAATAACTGGGACCGTCAGCACCAGGGCCTCATCACTATGCGCCAGGCTTTAGCCGAATCACGGAATATCCCGGCCCTCAAGGTCTTCCAAGCAGTAGGCGCCGAAAAAGTGAATGACTTCCTCAATAACTTAGACATTAACCTCAATAACGGCGAAGGTGTCTATGAATCCAATTCGATTGGCGGGGAAATCACACCCTTGAAATTATCGGCCGCCTTTGCAGCCGTGGGGAACTATGGGGAATACAATGAACCTAAGGCTGTGGATTATTTCGTTACCCTTAACAATGAAAAAGTTGAAGTCTCAGGCGAAAGCCGCCAAGCCATGCGGGAATCCACCGCCTATATCCTGACCGACATGATGAAATCGGTCTTCACCGAAGGCCTCTCTGCCCCCTACCATAATGGCGGCATCATTGAAGCTGGTAAGTCAGGAACGACCAACTATACAGACGATCAAATTGCCCGCTTCAATATTCCATCTGGAGCCGCACCAGACCGCTGGATGTCCGGTTTTACCACTAATTATTCAATCTCCATTTGGATGGGTTATGACAATCCAAACTCCCCTAATGGATACATCACAGAAAGCGCCGGCCATGCGGTCGACTACCTCTACCGGCAGATGATGGACTACGTTTCTAATGGGGCCCACAATGAAGACTGGCAAAAACCTGATACCGTCCATGAAGCCAACCTTGTGGCCTTATCCAACCCAGTCCGTCTCGCCACAGCTTCGACGCCTTACAGCCAAACCACCCGCGACTTGATCAATGAAAACCTCTACGAAGAATTCAAAACCTCTGCATCAAGTCCTGGAAACTTGGACCCTAACGGCAGCTACTACAGCCACTCTCCCCGCCGTTACAACCGGACACCAAGCTACGAATCCACTTACCAATCTGGCTACGGCGACGAAGACTACGAAGACAGCTCCGGGCGGTCTAGCCGATCTGTATCGGATAGCCAGGTGGAAGGACAAGATGGTTATGAACAAGGCCAGTCAGCAACAAATGGCGGGCAGACCTCAAGAAGCCAAACTGATACACCTGATCAAGGGGCTAATACAGGTGCACAATCCGCACAAACTGATACAACTCAAGGAACAAGAAGCACAACTGGAGGCAACCAAACTAACACTAATCCAGCACCTTCTTATTAA
- a CDS encoding DUF1846 domain-containing protein — translation MNKIGFDTEKYLAHQSKHILDCVSGKDKLYIEFGGKLIGDKHAKRVLPGFDEDAKMKLLATLKDQAEIIICIYAGDIENNKIRGDYGIPYNEDVLRLIAEYQRYGIPVNSVLLTRYNGQPNAKAFMTNLENRGIKVYAHEAIKGYPTDIEAIFGDQGFAKNAYIETSKPVVVVTAPGAGSGKLATCLNQLYHEHTRGVNASYAKFETFPVWNLPLKHPVNIAYEAATVDLKDVNMIDNYHYEAYGEVAVNYNRDINMFPVIRRIIENITEAPSVYKSPTDMGVNCIADGIIDDELCKKAAEQEIIRRYFAIENDFVKGTLDEDCRRRMQIIMEESDLHATDRAVVQPARDYEAEVQERFGKNEIQGVVALALEDGRIVTGRTSEIMDASAAVIVNSLKALAGINDEIDLIAPMILNTIQDLKREALHSRVPVLTTNELLIALSMSAVTNPTAKAAYDQLEALENCQAHATFILSRENEKTIKRLGIDITNDPVYSANNLLAN, via the coding sequence ATGAATAAAATTGGTTTTGATACGGAAAAATACCTGGCCCACCAGTCCAAACATATCCTGGATTGCGTGTCTGGCAAGGATAAACTTTATATTGAATTTGGCGGTAAATTGATCGGCGACAAGCATGCCAAGCGGGTCCTTCCTGGTTTCGATGAAGACGCTAAGATGAAGCTCTTGGCGACACTCAAGGACCAGGCTGAGATCATTATTTGTATCTATGCCGGCGATATTGAAAATAACAAAATTCGCGGCGATTATGGGATTCCCTATAATGAAGATGTCTTGCGTTTGATTGCGGAGTACCAGCGCTATGGGATACCTGTTAACAGTGTCTTACTGACCCGCTATAATGGCCAACCCAATGCTAAGGCCTTTATGACCAACTTGGAAAACCGCGGCATTAAGGTCTATGCCCATGAAGCTATCAAAGGCTATCCGACTGATATTGAAGCGATTTTTGGCGACCAAGGTTTCGCCAAGAATGCTTATATTGAGACCAGTAAACCTGTTGTGGTGGTCACTGCTCCGGGGGCTGGAAGCGGCAAACTCGCCACTTGCTTGAACCAGCTCTACCATGAACATACCCGGGGAGTGAATGCTTCTTACGCCAAGTTTGAAACCTTCCCTGTCTGGAACCTGCCCTTGAAGCACCCGGTCAATATTGCCTATGAGGCCGCTACGGTGGATCTCAAGGATGTCAATATGATCGATAACTACCACTATGAAGCTTATGGGGAAGTGGCTGTTAACTACAACCGGGATATCAACATGTTCCCAGTCATCCGCCGCATTATTGAAAACATTACGGAAGCCCCATCCGTTTATAAATCGCCAACCGATATGGGAGTTAACTGTATTGCTGATGGGATTATTGATGACGAGCTCTGCAAGAAGGCAGCTGAGCAAGAGATTATTCGCCGCTACTTCGCTATTGAAAACGACTTTGTCAAAGGCACCTTGGACGAGGATTGCCGGCGCCGGATGCAAATTATTATGGAAGAAAGTGACCTCCATGCGACGGACCGGGCAGTTGTCCAACCAGCCCGCGACTATGAAGCTGAAGTCCAAGAACGCTTCGGCAAGAACGAGATCCAAGGGGTGGTTGCTTTGGCCCTGGAAGATGGACGGATCGTTACCGGCCGGACTAGCGAGATTATGGATGCTTCAGCGGCTGTAATTGTTAACAGTCTCAAGGCCCTGGCCGGCATCAATGATGAGATCGACTTGATTGCCCCTATGATCCTCAACACCATCCAAGATCTCAAGCGGGAGGCTCTCCACAGTCGGGTGCCTGTCCTGACGACCAATGAACTCTTGATTGCCTTGTCCATGAGTGCGGTAACCAATCCGACTGCTAAGGCAGCTTACGACCAATTAGAGGCTTTGGAGAACTGCCAGGCCCACGCGACTTTCATCCTCAGCCGGGAGAATGAAAAGACCATCAAACGTTTGGGGATTGATATTACCAATGATCCTGTCTATTCAGCAAATAATTTACTGGCTAACTAG
- a CDS encoding alpha/beta hydrolase, with protein sequence MTYQVYTHIPSALKDRPYVPVHAWEVDQPRAILHVVHGMSEHGGRYEKLAHYFNQRGLTVIAHDQLGHGALARKNHSLGYLGAPSRAKNILVADTLAVVRAFKKASLPYILLGNSMGAYVTRLFLKAYSQEIDACILSASHAHVPFIGGLRRALQVLTLRSKRETNLKLHQLIFGQEPVKAKDSPAYQATWRAGQSLKEEPLTGFVFTNAGFQAVLDLAQHASQRNWAQGIRPDLPILILNGGSDPLHFRKNEQERLKAELEKQGLCQVSTKRFPGHGHELFFYNQEEKVFAYIGAWLEKEIL encoded by the coding sequence GTGACCTACCAAGTCTACACCCATATCCCCTCAGCCTTAAAAGACCGCCCCTATGTCCCTGTCCATGCCTGGGAAGTTGACCAGCCCCGGGCCATCCTCCATGTGGTCCATGGCATGTCCGAACATGGCGGCCGCTATGAAAAATTGGCCCACTATTTCAACCAGCGGGGGCTGACGGTTATCGCCCATGACCAATTAGGCCACGGTGCTCTCGCCCGCAAAAACCATAGCCTGGGCTACCTCGGAGCGCCTAGCCGAGCCAAAAACATCTTGGTTGCCGATACCCTAGCCGTCGTCCGAGCCTTCAAAAAGGCTAGCTTACCCTATATCCTGCTGGGCAATAGCATGGGGGCCTATGTCACCCGGCTCTTCCTTAAGGCCTACAGCCAGGAAATTGATGCCTGCATCCTATCCGCTAGCCACGCCCATGTCCCCTTCATCGGTGGCCTGCGACGGGCCCTCCAAGTCCTCACACTGCGAAGTAAGCGAGAGACCAATCTCAAGCTCCACCAACTCATCTTCGGACAAGAGCCGGTTAAAGCCAAGGACTCCCCCGCCTACCAAGCCACCTGGCGGGCGGGCCAAAGCCTCAAAGAAGAGCCCCTGACTGGCTTCGTCTTCACCAATGCAGGTTTCCAAGCTGTTCTCGACCTCGCCCAGCATGCCAGCCAAAGAAACTGGGCCCAGGGAATCCGCCCAGACCTGCCCATCCTCATCCTCAACGGTGGGTCAGACCCCCTGCATTTTAGAAAAAATGAACAGGAGCGGCTCAAGGCCGAGCTCGAAAAACAAGGCCTCTGCCAGGTCTCCACCAAGCGTTTTCCAGGCCATGGCCACGAGCTCTTCTTCTATAACCAGGAAGAGAAGGTCTTCGCCTACATCGGAGCCTGGTTGGAGAAAGAAATTCTCTGA
- a CDS encoding CopY/TcrY family copper transport repressor, protein MLSGQEKSVSPAEWQIMRVIWAQKEASSRYIIDCLAEAMAWKDSTIKTLIRRLVDKGWLAKEKQGRSYIYRAQVSQEEASRLELKTIFDNLCQCQAGELIVQCIEDNPLSQDMIDRIQEALDKKAPQAVTCSCLPGQCQCQVKH, encoded by the coding sequence ATGTTATCCGGACAAGAAAAATCCGTCAGCCCAGCAGAATGGCAAATCATGCGGGTGATCTGGGCCCAAAAAGAAGCCAGCAGCCGCTATATTATTGATTGCCTAGCCGAAGCCATGGCCTGGAAAGATTCCACCATCAAGACCCTGATCCGCCGCCTAGTAGACAAGGGCTGGTTGGCCAAAGAGAAACAAGGCCGGTCCTATATCTACCGGGCCCAGGTTAGCCAGGAAGAAGCCAGTCGTCTGGAACTGAAGACGATTTTTGATAACCTCTGCCAGTGCCAGGCCGGAGAGCTCATCGTCCAATGTATTGAAGACAACCCCCTCTCCCAAGACATGATCGACCGTATCCAAGAAGCCTTGGATAAGAAGGCGCCGCAAGCCGTGACATGTTCCTGCCTGCCAGGCCAATGCCAGTGCCAGGTCAAGCACTAG
- a CDS encoding uracil-DNA glycosylase encodes MHQIIENQWQEVLDPVFEGPTYQKLREFLKKEYQEQVVYPDMFHIYEAFKRTDFSQVKVVILGQDPYHGPKQAHGLSFSVQKGVAIPPSLRNIYKELADDVGFQPVQHGNLTEWADQGVLLLNSVLTVRQGQANSHKNHGWEELTDYAIAQLNQRQEKIVFILWGNASKAKRPLIDETKHAVLTSVHPSPLSAHRGFFGSKPFSKCNQILVGDGQEPINWQLTP; translated from the coding sequence ATGCATCAAATTATCGAGAACCAGTGGCAAGAGGTCTTGGACCCCGTTTTTGAAGGCCCCACTTACCAAAAGCTACGCGAATTTTTAAAGAAGGAATACCAAGAACAGGTGGTTTACCCCGATATGTTCCACATCTACGAGGCCTTCAAACGGACGGACTTTAGCCAGGTCAAGGTGGTTATCCTCGGTCAAGATCCCTACCATGGTCCTAAGCAAGCCCATGGCCTCTCCTTTTCTGTGCAGAAGGGGGTGGCGATTCCGCCATCCCTGCGCAATATCTACAAGGAATTAGCGGACGATGTGGGCTTTCAGCCTGTCCAGCACGGGAACTTGACGGAGTGGGCGGACCAGGGGGTGCTCTTATTGAACTCGGTTTTAACTGTCCGCCAGGGTCAGGCCAACTCACACAAGAACCATGGTTGGGAAGAGCTCACGGACTATGCGATTGCCCAACTCAACCAGCGCCAAGAGAAGATCGTCTTTATTCTCTGGGGAAATGCGTCAAAAGCTAAGCGTCCTTTGATCGATGAGACCAAGCACGCTGTCTTGACTTCGGTCCATCCCAGTCCCTTGTCGGCCCACCGCGGCTTCTTTGGCTCCAAACCTTTCTCTAAGTGTAATCAAATTCTCGTAGGGGACGGACAAGAGCCGATTAACTGGCAATTAACGCCCTAG
- a CDS encoding Cof-type HAD-IIB family hydrolase: MIQLIASDMDGTLLNGNMEIPQANIDAIMHTYSLGIPFIVCTGRNFEEAKIVLNDAGIRCPIIGLNGAIAFDRDGTVDYEIPLADKEALAILDRGRELGYYMEAMTSKNVYSSSRTQRIQGITRLIQQMNVGMSQEEAETRATQSTEVTNIDYRDDLRDLINKEGQKIVKITFTHQDPDRHLVPLKKELLQKFDDIYVTSSFKYNIEISQTHANKGAALKRYCQEHGYDLDHVLAIGDNYNDIPMLEIAGHSFAMENAVDAVKETAKYQARSNNAAGLAGAIQEILDREKEG; the protein is encoded by the coding sequence ATGATTCAACTGATTGCTTCAGATATGGACGGGACCTTACTCAATGGTAATATGGAAATCCCCCAGGCAAATATTGATGCCATCATGCATACTTACAGCCTAGGAATCCCTTTCATTGTCTGTACCGGACGTAACTTTGAAGAAGCTAAGATTGTGCTCAATGATGCAGGTATTCGCTGTCCGATTATCGGTCTCAATGGGGCAATCGCCTTTGACCGGGACGGGACGGTTGATTATGAAATTCCCTTGGCGGATAAAGAAGCCCTGGCTATCCTTGACCGGGGACGTGAACTCGGCTACTACATGGAAGCTATGACCTCAAAGAATGTCTATTCTAGTTCCAGAACTCAACGTATCCAAGGCATCACCCGATTGATCCAGCAGATGAATGTTGGTATGAGCCAGGAGGAAGCGGAAACTAGAGCCACCCAATCGACTGAAGTCACCAATATCGACTACCGGGACGACCTCAGGGACCTGATCAATAAAGAAGGACAAAAGATCGTGAAGATTACCTTCACCCACCAAGATCCTGACCGCCACCTGGTCCCTCTCAAGAAAGAATTATTGCAAAAATTCGATGACATTTATGTCACCTCTTCCTTCAAGTATAATATTGAAATCAGCCAGACCCACGCTAATAAAGGAGCAGCCCTCAAACGTTACTGTCAAGAGCACGGCTACGACCTCGACCATGTCCTAGCCATTGGCGATAATTATAACGATATCCCCATGCTAGAAATTGCCGGCCACAGCTTTGCCATGGAAAATGCCGTAGACGCAGTTAAAGAAACCGCCAAGTACCAAGCACGGTCTAACAATGCGGCTGGTCTTGCGGGAGCCATCCAAGAAATTCTTGACCGCGAAAAAGAAGGCTAG
- a CDS encoding low molecular weight protein-tyrosine-phosphatase, translating into MFNFNRIRVLFVCRANICRSPMAEAVLRQKVKEEKLRRKISVDSAAIEDWRVGNPPHPETIKILEQFHIDPGKMKSRQLTAKDGKKFDYIICMDQDVKEDALERIPSSYHDRIYLFNEFLGSDDDVLDPIITKDFLTTFDDIYEGVNAITETIVKERKLS; encoded by the coding sequence ATGTTTAATTTCAACCGCATTCGTGTTCTCTTTGTCTGCCGGGCCAATATTTGCCGGTCTCCCATGGCTGAAGCTGTCCTTCGCCAAAAGGTCAAAGAAGAAAAATTAAGACGTAAAATTTCTGTCGACTCAGCAGCCATTGAAGATTGGCGGGTGGGGAATCCCCCCCATCCAGAAACCATTAAAATCCTGGAACAATTCCATATCGATCCCGGGAAAATGAAAAGCCGCCAACTGACCGCAAAGGATGGTAAGAAGTTCGACTATATCATCTGCATGGACCAAGACGTTAAAGAAGATGCCCTAGAACGTATCCCTAGCTCCTACCATGACCGTATTTACTTATTCAATGAATTCTTGGGAAGTGATGACGATGTTCTAGATCCGATTATAACTAAAGACTTTTTAACAACTTTTGATGACATTTACGAAGGTGTCAATGCCATTACAGAGACGATCGTAAAGGAAAGGAAGTTATCGTAA
- a CDS encoding TIGR01440 family protein: MESLAKECRDLVEELIQEAKLKTGQIVVVGCSSSEIIGERIGSQSSPEIGQEVFQTIHDTLKSHGIYLAAQCCEHLNRALIVEREALPHAIEVNVVPQPKAGGSFATAAYKGFEDPIAIEAIQADAGIDIGNTLIGMHILPVCVPLRLQHHRIGEAWVNTCRRRPKSIGGERAHYNKDLK; the protein is encoded by the coding sequence ATGGAATCTCTAGCAAAAGAATGTCGTGACCTGGTTGAAGAATTGATCCAGGAAGCCAAATTGAAAACCGGTCAAATCGTTGTGGTGGGCTGCTCATCATCCGAAATCATTGGGGAGCGGATTGGTAGCCAGTCCTCACCTGAGATTGGCCAGGAAGTCTTCCAGACGATTCACGACACCCTCAAGTCCCATGGCATTTACCTGGCTGCCCAGTGCTGTGAGCACTTGAACCGCGCCTTAATTGTGGAACGGGAAGCCCTCCCCCATGCTATTGAAGTCAATGTAGTTCCCCAACCCAAGGCCGGCGGATCTTTTGCGACCGCTGCCTACAAGGGCTTTGAAGACCCCATAGCCATTGAAGCCATCCAAGCCGACGCCGGTATTGATATCGGCAACACCTTGATTGGCATGCACATCCTGCCAGTCTGCGTGCCTCTCCGTCTCCAACACCACCGGATTGGTGAAGCTTGGGTCAACACCTGCCGGAGACGGCCTAAGTCTATAGGCGGGGAAAGAGCCCACTACAACAAAGATTTAAAATAG
- a CDS encoding Dps family protein, with product MKLILHKTHWYMRGANFLFLHPLLDEWMDEIDEQLDQVSERLITIGGSPYATMEEYIEHSKLTNEKGNWDQSTQERFAELLDNYRYLVKFYREAVIEADEEGDGVTNDLLQGHQNALEKRIWMLAAELGQAPDIY from the coding sequence ATGAAGTTGATCCTACATAAGACACACTGGTACATGCGTGGGGCTAATTTCCTTTTCCTCCACCCTCTCCTCGACGAGTGGATGGACGAAATCGATGAACAATTAGACCAAGTTTCCGAACGTCTCATTACGATCGGCGGTTCACCCTATGCGACCATGGAAGAATATATCGAACACAGCAAATTGACCAATGAAAAAGGCAACTGGGACCAATCCACCCAGGAACGTTTCGCTGAGCTCCTCGATAATTACCGTTACCTGGTTAAATTCTACCGTGAAGCTGTCATTGAAGCGGATGAAGAAGGCGACGGCGTGACCAATGACCTCTTGCAAGGTCACCAAAACGCCCTTGAAAAACGTATCTGGATGTTAGCTGCTGAATTAGGGCAAGCACCTGATATCTATTAA
- a CDS encoding glycerophosphodiester phosphodiesterase, with product MQILAHRGYSSKFPENTMLAFREAYAAGADGIELDVQLSRDGQVVVCHDETIDRTSNGSGRIMDYSLAELKSFDFSNGFASIGPSEDLQIPTLEEVLQWLQGNDMLLNIELKTNQYPYPGLAQKVVDLVQKYQCGARVLISSFNHYSIQQVRELAPDLSCAFLEVNSIISPGRYCQEHGADYYHPHFFAINEAMLEDLLAKDIKVNVWTVDGLDLTESLMDRGINGLITNDPVSLKAYLKDRKLEIAI from the coding sequence ATGCAAATATTAGCGCACAGAGGCTACAGTTCCAAATTCCCAGAAAATACCATGCTTGCTTTTAGAGAAGCCTATGCCGCTGGGGCGGATGGTATAGAACTTGACGTCCAGTTAAGCCGTGATGGTCAAGTCGTGGTTTGCCACGATGAGACCATCGACCGAACCTCTAATGGAAGTGGTCGGATCATGGATTACAGTTTGGCGGAGCTCAAAAGCTTTGACTTTTCTAATGGTTTTGCTTCCATTGGCCCTAGCGAAGACCTGCAGATTCCCACTTTGGAGGAGGTCCTCCAGTGGCTGCAAGGCAATGATATGCTCCTTAACATTGAGCTAAAGACCAACCAATACCCATATCCTGGCCTGGCGCAAAAAGTAGTCGACTTGGTCCAAAAGTACCAGTGTGGGGCTCGTGTGCTCATTTCTTCTTTCAACCATTACAGCATCCAGCAGGTGAGGGAGCTAGCACCAGACCTATCTTGCGCCTTCCTTGAAGTCAACAGCATTATTTCGCCCGGCCGCTACTGCCAGGAACATGGGGCTGACTACTACCACCCCCATTTCTTCGCTATTAATGAGGCCATGTTGGAGGATCTCTTGGCCAAGGACATCAAGGTGAATGTTTGGACGGTGGATGGCCTCGATTTAACGGAGAGCCTAATGGACAGAGGGATTAATGGGCTCATCACCAATGACCCCGTTAGTCTAAAGGCATATCTGAAAGATCGTAAGCTCGAGATTGCTATTTAG
- a CDS encoding ABC transporter ATP-binding protein, which produces MAKVVLNKVGKIYEDGYKAIHNIDMDIADKEFIVLVGPSGCGKSTTLRMIAGLEDISEGELYIGDDLVNNVPAKDRDIAMVFQSYALYPHMNVRDNMAFAMKMKGVSKEERYKRVEEVAEVLQLTPFLDRKPAALSGGQRQRVALGRAMVRKPKVFLLDEPLSNLDAKLRVSMRSEIVRLHRELGTTFIYVTHDQTEAMTMGTRIAVLNQGRIEQFDTPDNLYRNPVNRFVAEFIGSPQMNMINARLVQTDQGPAMQSANETFMLTDDLKERLLVEADGRDILIGIRPENLYHAESREGSNVIHVHANNVEQVGSDTYVYFDFHEADQECTARFNPPIHIPYDTDIYVGLDLSQIVLFDKETGESLLAPKRF; this is translated from the coding sequence ATGGCTAAAGTAGTTTTAAATAAAGTCGGAAAAATTTACGAAGATGGTTATAAGGCGATCCATAATATTGACATGGATATTGCCGACAAGGAATTTATTGTATTAGTTGGCCCTTCCGGTTGCGGGAAGTCGACCACCCTGCGTATGATCGCAGGCTTGGAAGACATCTCGGAAGGTGAGCTCTATATTGGAGATGACCTGGTCAATAATGTGCCGGCCAAGGACCGGGATATCGCCATGGTTTTCCAATCTTATGCCCTCTATCCTCATATGAATGTGCGGGATAATATGGCCTTTGCCATGAAGATGAAGGGTGTCTCCAAGGAGGAGCGCTACAAACGCGTTGAAGAAGTCGCTGAAGTTCTGCAATTAACGCCATTTCTCGACCGTAAGCCGGCTGCACTCTCTGGTGGGCAAAGGCAGCGGGTTGCTCTGGGCCGGGCCATGGTGAGAAAGCCAAAAGTCTTCTTGCTCGATGAGCCCCTCTCTAACTTAGATGCCAAATTGCGGGTCAGCATGCGTTCAGAAATTGTTCGCCTCCACCGTGAGTTAGGGACTACTTTTATTTACGTAACCCACGACCAGACGGAGGCTATGACCATGGGGACGCGGATTGCTGTTCTCAATCAGGGGCGAATTGAACAATTTGATACGCCGGACAATCTTTACCGCAATCCAGTCAATCGTTTTGTGGCTGAATTTATCGGGAGTCCGCAGATGAACATGATCAATGCTCGTTTGGTCCAAACCGATCAAGGACCAGCTATGCAGAGTGCTAATGAAACTTTCATGTTAACAGACGACTTAAAAGAACGTCTCCTGGTTGAAGCAGATGGCCGGGATATTTTAATCGGGATCCGTCCTGAAAACCTCTATCATGCAGAGAGTCGCGAAGGATCGAATGTTATCCATGTTCACGCCAACAATGTGGAGCAAGTTGGTTCAGACACCTATGTTTACTTTGACTTCCACGAAGCCGACCAAGAATGTACAGCCCGCTTCAACCCACCCATCCATATTCCCTATGATACGGATATCTATGTGGGCTTGGACTTGAGCCAAATTGTCTTATTCGATAAGGAAACGGGCGAATCACTCTTAGCTCCCAAGCGTTTTTAA